The following are from one region of the Pectobacterium actinidiae genome:
- a CDS encoding helix-turn-helix transcriptional regulator — MNTVYPLKTLNQLRPLLIGFRKAKGLTQKDVSERLGVTQQTYARLEANPGSASIERLFKVLTVLGVEVVLSSGPRVHFSMSSSTMEEPEKPIDSPARREKW, encoded by the coding sequence ATGAATACAGTCTATCCGTTGAAAACCTTGAATCAGTTGCGCCCATTGCTGATTGGCTTTCGCAAAGCTAAAGGACTGACGCAAAAAGACGTGTCTGAAAGGTTAGGTGTAACACAACAAACCTATGCCCGTTTGGAAGCAAACCCCGGAAGTGCCAGTATTGAGCGCTTGTTTAAAGTGCTCACCGTTCTGGGGGTTGAGGTAGTGCTGTCTTCTGGACCAAGAGTACATTTCTCGATGTCGTCCTCAACAATGGAAGAGCCAGAAAAGCCAATAGACTCACCCGCCAGACGGGAAAAATGGTGA
- a CDS encoding type II toxin-antitoxin system HipA family toxin has translation MPRIQQRLAIWMNGIQVGFWEKSRGEDRLQYLPEWIADEQGRPLSLSLLFTPGNQIWRGNVVRDYFDNLLPDSEGIRRRLATRYHADSLEPFDLLAELGRDCVGAIQLLNGNEEPTDLFSVKYRPLCDAEIAAILRNTTAALLPGRQDDTDDLRLSIAGAQEKTALLWHERQWCLPEGSTPTTHIFKLPLGLVGNMQADMSTSVENEWLCSLILKEYGIPVAKTQIAQFEDQKVLVVERFDRRWSSDQQWIIRLPQEDMCQALGVSPLRKYQSDGGPGISDIMTILSHSEQAEQDKAQFFRAQIIFWLIAATDGHAKNFSIAIEPQGRYHLTPLYDVLSAWPVIGPRNNQISWQKSKLAMAVRGSSNYYHLYRIQRRHWVNHGELTGLGRRQVEAMMDDIIFRTPEVIERVSSLLPESFSPELAECVFDGMRQQCGRLQELHRK, from the coding sequence ATGCCTCGAATACAACAGCGTTTAGCAATATGGATGAATGGAATTCAAGTGGGATTCTGGGAAAAGAGCCGAGGCGAAGATAGGTTGCAATATCTTCCCGAATGGATCGCTGATGAACAAGGAAGACCTTTATCGCTTTCTTTGCTTTTCACCCCCGGTAATCAGATTTGGCGGGGCAATGTGGTACGCGACTATTTTGATAATTTATTGCCTGACAGCGAAGGTATACGCAGGCGTTTAGCGACGCGTTACCACGCTGATAGCCTTGAGCCTTTTGATCTGTTGGCTGAGCTGGGGAGAGACTGTGTTGGTGCGATACAGTTGCTGAATGGTAATGAGGAGCCTACAGATCTCTTTTCCGTAAAGTATCGCCCGCTTTGTGACGCAGAGATTGCCGCTATATTGCGTAATACAACAGCGGCATTGTTGCCAGGTCGGCAGGATGATACTGACGATTTACGTTTATCGATTGCCGGTGCGCAGGAAAAAACGGCTTTACTCTGGCATGAAAGGCAATGGTGTTTGCCAGAAGGGAGTACCCCTACGACGCATATTTTCAAGTTACCACTCGGGCTAGTGGGTAATATGCAAGCGGATATGAGTACGTCGGTTGAAAATGAATGGCTGTGTTCTTTGATCCTTAAGGAATATGGAATTCCTGTTGCAAAAACACAGATTGCGCAGTTTGAAGATCAGAAAGTATTGGTTGTTGAGCGTTTTGACAGAAGATGGTCAAGCGATCAGCAATGGATCATTCGCTTGCCACAAGAGGATATGTGTCAGGCTCTGGGTGTTTCCCCGCTACGAAAATACCAGTCTGATGGTGGGCCGGGGATTTCCGATATTATGACCATACTGAGTCATTCAGAGCAGGCAGAGCAGGACAAAGCGCAGTTTTTCAGGGCGCAAATTATTTTCTGGCTGATAGCGGCTACTGATGGGCACGCCAAAAATTTCAGTATCGCTATTGAGCCACAAGGTCGCTATCACCTTACGCCTCTTTATGATGTTTTATCGGCATGGCCGGTCATTGGTCCGCGTAATAACCAGATTTCCTGGCAGAAGAGCAAGCTGGCAATGGCTGTTCGGGGTAGTAGTAATTATTACCATCTGTACAGAATTCAACGGCGGCATTGGGTCAATCATGGTGAATTAACTGGTCTGGGTAGACGACAGGTTGAAGCCATGATGGATGATATTATCTTCAGGACACCTGAGGTTATTGAACGTGTATCTTCGTTGCTGCCTGAGTCATTCTCACCAGAGCTTGCGGAATGTGTTTTTGACGGTATGCGACAACAGTGTGGTCGGTTACAAGAATTGCACCGTAAATAG
- a CDS encoding GNAT family N-acetyltransferase: MGTEGEQVELIVTHDITDSDRDELFAGLRSYNAQFINPASFGQIGIFHRNSAGIMTGGLIATRKGLWLCIDYLWVGEESRGLKLGSALVKEAEQEAMRLGCRHALVDTFSFQALPFYEKQGYQLQMSLPDFPEEGMLRHYLIKKHMQSA, from the coding sequence ATGGGAACGGAGGGAGAACAGGTGGAGTTAATCGTGACACACGACATTACCGATAGCGATCGGGACGAACTTTTTGCGGGTCTCCGGAGCTACAACGCTCAGTTTATTAATCCGGCTTCTTTTGGGCAAATCGGTATTTTTCATCGCAATAGTGCCGGAATCATGACCGGGGGATTGATTGCCACGCGTAAAGGATTATGGCTGTGTATTGATTATTTATGGGTGGGTGAGGAATCCAGAGGCCTGAAGCTCGGCAGTGCGTTGGTGAAGGAAGCGGAACAGGAGGCGATGCGTCTTGGGTGCCGTCATGCGCTAGTCGATACGTTTAGTTTTCAAGCACTTCCCTTCTATGAAAAACAGGGTTATCAGCTACAAATGTCTTTACCTGATTTTCCCGAAGAAGGCATGTTAAGGCACTATCTAATAAAGAAACATATGCAGTCTGCATGA
- a CDS encoding cupin domain-containing protein gives MAYQLNLNWPEFLEKYWQKQPVVLKNAFPNFVDPITPDELAGLAMEAEVDSRLVSHKNGQWQASNGPFEHFDNLGETGWSLLAQAVNHWHAPSAELVSPFRVLPDWRLDDLMISFSVPGGGVGPHIDQYDVFIIQGMGSRRWRVGDKLPMRQFCPHPALLHVDPFPPIIDEDLEPGDILYIPPGFPHDGFTHKTALNYSVGFRGPNGRDLISSFADYVLENDLGGEHYSDPDLTCREHPGRVEEYEFERLREMMIDVINQPEALKAWFGRFVTTPRHELDIAPAEPPYKQDEIVWALMDGSVLTRLSGLRVLEVGGSYFINSERLDTVDPKAADALCRYTVLGKKELGAALKNPAFVTELTALVNQGYWFFDE, from the coding sequence ATGGCTTATCAACTTAATCTTAACTGGCCCGAATTCTTAGAAAAATACTGGCAAAAACAACCTGTTGTATTGAAGAACGCTTTTCCGAATTTCGTCGATCCGATTACACCGGATGAGCTGGCGGGGCTGGCGATGGAGGCGGAGGTCGATAGCCGTTTGGTCAGCCATAAAAATGGTCAGTGGCAGGCTAGCAACGGGCCGTTTGAGCATTTTGATAATTTGGGTGAAACCGGTTGGTCGCTGCTGGCTCAGGCGGTGAATCACTGGCATGCACCGTCTGCTGAACTCGTGAGTCCGTTCCGCGTGTTGCCGGACTGGCGTTTAGATGACTTGATGATCTCCTTTTCCGTACCGGGCGGCGGCGTGGGGCCGCATATCGATCAGTACGATGTCTTCATCATTCAGGGGATGGGCAGCCGTCGTTGGCGTGTGGGTGACAAGCTGCCGATGCGCCAGTTCTGCCCGCATCCCGCGCTGCTGCATGTCGATCCTTTCCCGCCAATCATTGATGAAGATCTTGAACCGGGCGACATTCTCTATATTCCGCCAGGCTTCCCGCACGATGGTTTCACGCATAAAACCGCGCTCAATTACTCCGTGGGGTTCCGCGGGCCGAACGGCAGAGACTTAATCAGCAGCTTTGCTGACTACGTGCTGGAGAACGATCTCGGCGGTGAGCACTATAGCGACCCTGATTTGACCTGTCGGGAGCATCCGGGGCGGGTTGAGGAGTATGAGTTTGAGCGTCTGCGCGAGATGATGATCGACGTGATTAATCAGCCGGAAGCGCTTAAAGCGTGGTTCGGCCGCTTTGTCACGACGCCGCGTCACGAGCTGGATATCGCGCCGGCGGAACCGCCTTATAAGCAGGATGAGATTGTGTGGGCATTGATGGATGGCAGTGTGTTGACGCGTCTGAGTGGACTGCGCGTTCTTGAAGTCGGCGGTAGCTACTTCATCAACAGCGAACGCCTGGACACGGTCGATCCGAAAGCGGCGGATGCGCTCTGTCGTTATACCGTTCTCGGTAAAAAAGAGCTGGGGGCGGCGCTGAAAAATCCAGCCTTTGTGACTGAATTAACCGCACTGGTTAATCAGGGCTACTGGTTCTTCGACGAATAA
- a CDS encoding alpha/beta hydrolase: MFHLPKIKQSPLALCLIISACVVAPLSSADTKAPGSLVKKVQLGEEYGLLEAAEQYRIQYHSRSGVDGKSPRNDTGAVFIPKGETPEGGWPVVVWTHGTIGVAASCAPSLNPRSARDAQYLNTWLSLGFAIVAPDYAGLGSDGLHHYLNARGEAWSVLDSVTASLSTFPLRNQLTLVGQSQGAHAAFATAGYQPDYAPNLHIVSTVLTGTPYFDDKTSAADLFAGENGAGGEGGDPKIPYVMYIYLSAADVNKELKVDDYFTPKAAAVVADARKMCIGELTQKVMAEGLNAKNSLKPAIQELLDSQTASLRYNTLKVNQPVFIGIGTNDINVPTKMQLHFAEDVISAGTSAEVHEYKGMNHGETVNVSLRDSAPFVWSAKP; encoded by the coding sequence ATGTTTCATTTGCCTAAAATAAAGCAATCCCCCTTAGCGTTATGTCTCATCATATCAGCCTGTGTGGTGGCACCGCTTTCTTCCGCAGACACGAAGGCACCAGGCTCGCTAGTGAAAAAAGTGCAGTTGGGTGAGGAGTATGGCTTACTGGAGGCGGCTGAGCAGTATCGGATCCAGTATCACTCTCGAAGTGGTGTGGATGGCAAAAGTCCACGGAACGACACCGGCGCTGTTTTCATCCCTAAAGGTGAAACGCCAGAAGGTGGCTGGCCAGTCGTGGTGTGGACGCATGGAACGATAGGTGTGGCGGCTTCCTGCGCACCGTCTCTCAATCCACGTTCAGCACGGGATGCACAGTATTTAAATACCTGGTTGTCGTTGGGGTTTGCCATTGTGGCACCGGACTACGCGGGGCTTGGATCTGATGGGCTGCATCACTATCTCAACGCTCGAGGCGAGGCATGGAGCGTGTTGGATAGCGTAACAGCATCGCTAAGTACATTCCCGTTGCGCAATCAGTTAACGCTTGTCGGCCAGTCACAGGGGGCGCATGCGGCCTTTGCGACAGCGGGCTACCAACCGGATTATGCGCCGAATCTGCATATCGTATCGACGGTATTGACTGGAACGCCTTATTTTGACGACAAAACCTCTGCGGCAGATCTTTTTGCTGGGGAAAATGGAGCAGGCGGAGAAGGTGGCGATCCGAAAATCCCTTATGTGATGTATATCTATCTCTCGGCGGCTGATGTGAATAAAGAGCTTAAGGTTGATGATTATTTCACACCGAAAGCCGCCGCCGTTGTCGCTGACGCGCGTAAAATGTGTATCGGCGAGCTGACGCAAAAGGTGATGGCCGAGGGGCTGAATGCGAAGAATAGCCTGAAGCCTGCGATTCAGGAATTGCTGGACAGTCAGACCGCGAGTTTGCGCTATAACACACTCAAGGTTAACCAACCGGTCTTCATCGGGATTGGAACTAATGACATCAATGTGCCTACAAAGATGCAGCTTCACTTTGCGGAAGATGTCATTAGTGCCGGGACGTCAGCAGAGGTACATGAATATAAAGGCATGAACCACGGTGAAACGGTTAACGTTTCACTGCGTGATTCGGCTCCTTTTGTGTGGTCGGCAAAACCGTAA
- a CDS encoding ABC transporter permease gives MLTFAKLIRFELRSLLRDPTILLTLFGGILLYSFLYPRPYLAQTPRELPVVLVDEDGTQLSRRLAFMADSTPEVQLVAQRNTLDDAKALLLDGKAKGILYIPRHFYRDIMQGKNVTVSYSADASYFLIYGAIAQSLATVGGTAGAQVKIARLLAQGEGIPAASSQWQATSLNVVPIFNPTMGYVDYVVPGVFMLILHQILLMGCGLLGAGQNQHTRSGDVRYWQYATPWRLLLARTLVVGGAYLLSLLYMLGFCLDAYGIAREASLSQVLLFVLPFLLSTLWLGVVLGAAFTRKDLPSQAVLLSSIPIVFLSGFIWPVEMIPAPLNWLAQWVPAVFTIQGILRLNQMGADFAQIGAFWWHLWMLAVLYGLLAWGMLAYRQRQYRRESQISRRWLEN, from the coding sequence ATGCTGACCTTCGCCAAACTCATCCGATTTGAGTTGCGCAGCTTACTGCGCGATCCGACGATCTTGCTCACCCTGTTCGGTGGGATTCTGCTCTATTCCTTTCTCTATCCGCGCCCTTACCTCGCCCAGACACCGCGTGAACTGCCGGTGGTGCTGGTTGATGAAGATGGCACCCAGCTCTCACGTCGTCTGGCGTTTATGGCCGATTCCACGCCAGAAGTTCAACTGGTGGCACAGCGCAATACGCTGGATGACGCCAAGGCGCTGCTTCTGGATGGCAAAGCGAAAGGGATCCTCTACATTCCGCGTCATTTCTATCGCGATATCATGCAGGGAAAAAACGTCACGGTAAGCTACTCAGCAGATGCCAGCTACTTCCTGATCTACGGCGCGATCGCACAGTCTCTGGCGACAGTCGGCGGCACCGCGGGCGCGCAGGTTAAAATCGCACGCCTGCTTGCTCAGGGGGAAGGCATACCCGCCGCCAGCTCACAGTGGCAGGCAACCTCGCTGAATGTTGTGCCGATATTTAATCCCACGATGGGCTATGTCGATTACGTGGTTCCCGGTGTTTTCATGTTGATACTGCATCAGATTTTGCTAATGGGATGCGGCTTGCTGGGTGCCGGTCAAAACCAGCACACGCGCTCTGGCGACGTTCGCTACTGGCAATACGCGACACCGTGGCGTTTGCTGCTGGCCCGTACATTGGTCGTTGGCGGTGCCTATCTGCTCTCACTGCTCTACATGCTCGGTTTTTGTCTCGATGCCTACGGCATTGCACGCGAAGCCAGTCTGAGCCAGGTACTTTTGTTTGTATTGCCCTTTCTGCTCTCAACGCTGTGGCTCGGTGTGGTACTGGGAGCGGCCTTTACACGCAAAGATCTTCCCAGCCAGGCCGTGCTGCTGTCCTCTATCCCTATCGTCTTTCTTTCTGGTTTCATCTGGCCTGTGGAGATGATCCCTGCGCCTCTGAACTGGCTTGCACAGTGGGTACCCGCCGTCTTCACGATTCAGGGAATATTGCGCCTTAATCAGATGGGCGCTGACTTTGCCCAAATCGGCGCATTTTGGTGGCATTTGTGGATGCTAGCCGTGCTGTACGGGCTACTGGCGTGGGGGATGCTGGCGTATCGGCAGCGGCAATATCGCCGGGAGAGTCAGATCTCGCGGCGATGGCTGGAAAATTAA
- a CDS encoding ABC transporter permease has protein sequence MIREWKALWRDRWGMALALWLPLITMLIAWWTLSGAIVRELPIGLIDLDNSTMSRQFARALHASPSFNLNHQFSAVTDGATALRGGEIYALVVIPRHFERDSRLGTLPTITAWNNGQFVLIAKVINSSLALVAGTFNGQIAVMQALAQGAAVPEAKGLAMPIGGQITALFNQNSNYAQFLLNAIIPSIWSILLALYGLNTLAREDRRGAHWEPENLAAIGSKFLTHWLIGWAWGGVWSYMLYSLLNYPLNGSALLLFVSIGVTAGACVALGMAFYALIRDPARAVSIVGALMAPGLAFMGITFPAAAMETFATFWRQLLPVAHYGDIAIAITSYGAGFIQIAPALTALTLFWLLLPLTLWCYRPGDKEAAC, from the coding sequence ATGATACGTGAGTGGAAAGCGCTATGGCGTGACCGCTGGGGGATGGCCTTAGCACTCTGGTTACCGCTTATCACCATGCTGATTGCCTGGTGGACGCTCTCCGGCGCGATTGTCCGCGAACTTCCTATCGGCCTGATCGATCTGGATAACAGCACGATGTCGCGCCAATTTGCCAGAGCGCTACATGCCTCCCCCTCTTTCAACCTGAACCATCAATTCTCGGCAGTAACGGACGGTGCAACGGCGTTGCGCGGCGGCGAGATCTACGCGCTGGTGGTGATCCCACGTCACTTTGAGCGTGATAGCCGTCTGGGAACGTTACCCACGATCACCGCCTGGAATAACGGGCAGTTTGTGCTGATTGCCAAAGTCATTAACAGTTCGCTGGCGTTGGTAGCGGGGACGTTCAACGGGCAGATCGCGGTGATGCAGGCGCTGGCTCAGGGGGCTGCCGTTCCTGAAGCCAAAGGGCTGGCGATGCCGATTGGCGGACAGATTACCGCGCTGTTTAATCAAAATTCCAACTACGCCCAGTTTTTGCTGAACGCGATTATCCCCTCGATCTGGTCAATTCTGCTTGCGCTATACGGCCTGAATACGTTGGCTCGAGAGGATCGACGCGGAGCACACTGGGAACCGGAGAACCTCGCCGCCATCGGGTCTAAATTCCTGACGCACTGGCTGATCGGCTGGGCATGGGGCGGCGTCTGGAGTTACATGCTGTATAGCCTGCTTAATTATCCACTCAACGGCTCAGCGCTGCTGCTCTTCGTCTCGATCGGCGTGACCGCTGGCGCCTGCGTCGCGCTGGGCATGGCCTTCTATGCGCTGATTCGCGATCCTGCACGCGCCGTTTCCATCGTCGGGGCGTTAATGGCTCCCGGACTGGCGTTTATGGGCATCACCTTTCCGGCCGCAGCAATGGAGACCTTCGCCACGTTCTGGCGACAGCTGTTGCCCGTCGCTCACTACGGTGATATCGCGATTGCCATCACCAGCTACGGTGCCGGATTCATTCAGATCGCACCTGCGCTGACGGCGCTCACCCTATTCTGGCTGCTGCTACCGCTCACGCTGTGGTGCTATCGGCCAGGTGACAAGGAGGCAGCATGCTGA
- a CDS encoding HlyD family secretion protein, with translation MTQSSSSSRSKRKWILQAVLLIVIIWIAYRFWLAYQPEPIRLQGQIEAQQYSVSSKVPGRIADVRVEKGQQLNVGDLVFTLLTPELDAKLEQAKAGEAAAGAVALEAKKGAREQQIAAAKDQWQKAKAGSELSHKTYLRVQNLYQEGVLPLQKRDEAKASWEAARYTEGMAWQEYQMALEGTRKETQAAAEEKVRMAAGSVAEVEAYLAEARVVSPHTGEVSNVLLRSGEIAPQGFPVVTLLDMSDIWIQLAVREDLLERFAMGTEFEARIPALNNQTFRFKVSYVSVMGDFATWRATDTRQGFDMRTFEVEARPIQPISGLRVGMSALVEL, from the coding sequence ATGACGCAGTCCTCCTCTTCTTCGCGTTCGAAACGCAAATGGATCCTTCAGGCTGTCCTGTTGATCGTGATTATCTGGATAGCCTATCGCTTCTGGCTCGCCTATCAGCCCGAACCGATACGGCTACAGGGACAAATCGAAGCGCAGCAGTATTCGGTATCTTCCAAAGTGCCGGGTCGTATTGCCGATGTGCGGGTAGAAAAAGGCCAGCAGCTTAACGTTGGCGATCTCGTCTTTACGCTCCTAACGCCGGAACTGGACGCGAAGCTAGAACAGGCGAAAGCGGGTGAAGCCGCAGCAGGCGCGGTGGCGCTGGAGGCCAAAAAAGGGGCGCGTGAGCAGCAAATCGCCGCGGCAAAAGATCAGTGGCAAAAAGCCAAAGCCGGTTCGGAGCTAAGCCATAAGACCTATCTACGCGTGCAAAATCTCTATCAGGAAGGCGTGTTGCCGCTGCAAAAACGGGATGAAGCTAAAGCCTCATGGGAGGCCGCCCGCTATACCGAGGGGATGGCGTGGCAGGAATATCAAATGGCGCTGGAAGGCACACGCAAAGAAACACAGGCAGCGGCAGAGGAAAAAGTCCGTATGGCAGCGGGTTCCGTGGCCGAAGTGGAAGCCTATCTGGCAGAGGCGCGCGTCGTCAGCCCCCACACCGGAGAAGTCAGTAATGTGCTGCTGCGCAGCGGCGAAATTGCGCCACAGGGCTTCCCCGTGGTTACGCTATTGGACATGAGCGACATCTGGATTCAGTTGGCGGTACGTGAGGATCTCCTTGAACGCTTTGCGATGGGTACCGAGTTTGAGGCGCGTATTCCCGCGCTGAACAACCAGACATTCCGGTTTAAGGTGTCTTATGTTTCCGTCATGGGGGATTTCGCCACATGGCGGGCCACAGATACGCGACAAGGATTCGATATGCGGACATTTGAAGTAGAGGCGCGCCCGATTCAACCGATTAGCGGGCTGCGCGTTGGCATGAGCGCATTGGTAGAACTGTGA
- a CDS encoding TolC family protein → MPRLTYGNTRLLTYFPVALLLLQCWSSTAFGQTISFNQAWARLLQSDDSIAAEHAGVDRAQFLKESAKGLYWPQVNVGASYTRLDKPVELDARDLNPLANHRDIFAALNQLININGNPFVTRFTEQNVVTSSVQVVWPLFTGGRIDAAQSIRAAQVNEAEQMLIVRTLAQFEALAQTYYGVVMAHQVMKTRQDIEKGMAQHYDHARKLEAQGQIARVEVLSAQSAYDMARIETQKARRSMETTEMVFAKLIKTEGATPSSTLFVNKTLPELPALVKQTLNTHPGLKVLSAKRDQAKDLIRIERAKYAPDVFLFGNYQLYEQDTLAARTTPDWMVGVGVSVPLISREGRSDNIAAAKSAEMQVNHLEADMRQNLEIMVESTWREARLALEEFNSLSSTEKLAEENVQLRNKAFMQGMSTSLDVVDALNQLVGAKTQRASAAYRYVVSIARLMAISSQINRFSDYQTQYAIQVTP, encoded by the coding sequence ATGCCTCGATTAACATACGGCAACACCCGGCTTTTGACTTATTTCCCCGTAGCACTGCTGCTGTTGCAATGCTGGTCGTCCACGGCATTTGGGCAAACCATCTCGTTTAATCAGGCCTGGGCTCGCCTGCTGCAAAGCGATGACAGTATTGCCGCCGAACACGCAGGGGTCGATCGCGCGCAATTCTTGAAGGAATCTGCCAAAGGTCTCTACTGGCCGCAGGTCAACGTGGGCGCAAGCTATACGCGCCTCGACAAACCTGTCGAACTGGACGCGCGCGACTTAAACCCGTTGGCAAATCACCGGGATATCTTTGCCGCGCTAAATCAGCTGATTAATATCAATGGCAATCCCTTCGTCACCCGTTTCACAGAACAAAATGTGGTCACCAGTTCCGTTCAGGTCGTCTGGCCGTTATTTACCGGCGGGCGGATTGATGCGGCACAGTCGATCCGTGCCGCGCAGGTCAATGAGGCTGAGCAGATGCTGATCGTCCGTACGCTGGCGCAGTTTGAGGCACTGGCACAGACTTACTACGGCGTGGTAATGGCACATCAGGTGATGAAGACGCGTCAGGATATCGAGAAAGGCATGGCGCAGCACTATGACCACGCCCGCAAGCTGGAAGCGCAAGGCCAAATCGCCCGAGTCGAGGTGCTGTCCGCCCAATCGGCTTATGACATGGCGCGTATCGAAACACAAAAGGCGCGGCGCAGTATGGAGACAACCGAAATGGTCTTCGCAAAGCTGATCAAGACAGAAGGCGCAACCCCCTCTTCTACACTGTTCGTCAACAAAACGCTGCCCGAACTGCCTGCGTTGGTGAAACAAACGCTCAACACACATCCCGGCTTAAAGGTGCTCTCCGCCAAGCGCGATCAGGCTAAGGATCTTATTCGTATTGAACGCGCCAAATACGCCCCTGACGTGTTTCTTTTCGGCAACTATCAACTCTATGAACAGGATACGCTGGCTGCCAGAACCACGCCGGACTGGATGGTGGGCGTCGGTGTGTCCGTCCCGCTCATCAGCCGCGAAGGCCGTTCCGACAATATCGCCGCCGCCAAAAGTGCAGAAATGCAGGTTAACCATCTGGAAGCCGATATGCGCCAAAACCTTGAAATAATGGTCGAGAGCACATGGCGAGAAGCCCGACTGGCGCTGGAAGAGTTCAATTCCCTGTCTTCGACAGAAAAGCTGGCCGAAGAGAATGTCCAGCTACGCAACAAGGCGTTTATGCAGGGCATGTCTACCTCACTGGACGTCGTGGATGCGCTAAACCAGCTGGTTGGCGCCAAAACACAACGCGCTTCCGCCGCCTATCGCTACGTGGTTTCCATCGCCAGATTGATGGCGATTTCCAGCCAGATAAACCGCTTCTCTGACTACCAGACCCAGTACGCCATACAGGTGACGCCATGA